One Aggregicoccus sp. 17bor-14 DNA window includes the following coding sequences:
- a CDS encoding DUF2750 domain-containing protein: protein MSVDAVLQLPAIRRYRHFLEQALRTGEVWGLQEDGWALAVDAEGRDVFTLWPAPEYAVLCATRLWEGYAPHPITLAELESVLLPELEAGGLMLGIFNTPDGQGYPVSPSQLREDLQAARARTPQA, encoded by the coding sequence GTGTCCGTCGACGCCGTCCTGCAGCTGCCTGCCATCCGCCGCTACCGGCACTTCCTCGAGCAGGCGCTGCGCACGGGCGAGGTGTGGGGGCTGCAGGAGGACGGCTGGGCGCTGGCGGTGGACGCCGAGGGGCGCGACGTCTTCACCCTGTGGCCCGCGCCCGAGTACGCGGTGCTGTGCGCGACGCGGCTGTGGGAGGGCTACGCGCCGCACCCCATCACGCTCGCGGAGCTGGAGAGCGTGCTCCTGCCCGAGCTGGAGGCGGGAGGCCTGATGCTGGGCATCTTCAACACGCCGGACGGGCAGGGCTACCCGGTGAGCCCATCGCAGCTGCGCGAGGACCTGCAGGCGGCCCGCGCCCGCACGCCGCAGGCCTGA
- a CDS encoding carboxypeptidase-like regulatory domain-containing protein: MLITLLVASAVQAQSGALLGSVRDRRTDAALPRVRVTVRASTLPAPLEVHTDAEGNYRLASLRPGSYLVTLEREGFATATRAELHVRDGRVLRVNVALEPLGEERAQEHDLPHPGRLCGGERRLAPSPPARGFESLVELAPPSVSEAYALSIGPAASEQGWVLEGVVEPPASDGFRPSTRSEPLHLRTVPVREDAGW; this comes from the coding sequence GTGCTCATCACCCTCCTGGTGGCCTCGGCGGTCCAGGCCCAGTCTGGAGCCCTCCTGGGCAGCGTGCGCGACCGCCGCACGGACGCTGCCCTCCCGAGGGTGCGCGTCACCGTGCGTGCCTCCACCCTGCCCGCGCCGCTCGAGGTGCACACGGACGCGGAGGGCAACTACCGGCTCGCCTCCCTGCGCCCCGGCTCCTACCTCGTCACCCTGGAGCGCGAGGGCTTTGCCACCGCCACGCGCGCCGAGCTGCACGTGCGCGACGGCCGGGTGCTGCGCGTGAACGTGGCGCTCGAGCCGCTCGGTGAGGAGCGGGCGCAGGAGCACGACCTGCCCCACCCAGGGCGCCTCTGCGGCGGAGAGCGACGGCTCGCTCCGAGCCCTCCCGCGCGCGGCTTCGAGTCCCTCGTCGAGCTCGCGCCTCCCTCGGTGAGCGAGGCCTACGCGCTGTCGATCGGACCAGCCGCCTCCGAGCAGGGCTGGGTGCTGGAGGGCGTGGTCGAGCCGCCGGCGAGCGACGGATTCCGCCCCTCCACTCGCAGCGAGCCTCTGCACCTGCGCACCGTCCCCGTGCGCGAGGACGCCGGGTGGTGA